CTCGCCTGAAAGCGGAGCACGCCGATGGCTGGACGTCCTTTCTGAACACGCGCGGCACCCCCGTAGCCATTCTGCGCGGGGAGCTCTCCAGCTATTTCCCGGCAGACTGTGCCCAGAAAATGATCGACAGGCACCCGGACGCCGTTCTGACCGTCGTAGCCGGCCGTGGCCACCCGCCGTTACTAGACGAGCCGGAGTCAATCGCCGCTCTCTTCACGTTATTGGAGCGAGCAAGCGATAGGAAGCCTGACAACCTGGTATCCAATCACCAGCGGGGCGCCCCCCGCTGAACAACAAGAAATAAAGCAAACGATAACAACAAGAACTCGCCATTTGCCCCAACAAGCAAGCGGTACTTTTCAGTTAAGCGCTTCACTCGCTACCCCCTTCCCACTGGGAAGGCGCGTCACTGCCTAAAACTACAACAGCAAACAGTCTCTACAGCCAAGAATCGTAGGGGCTACCGCATAAGGGCTAAACAATGACAAGCAAGAACCGCCTTGTGAACTTTCCTCTCTATACGATTGGAGATCTTTCCTCAGGAATCTATGGCATAGGGCCCGCCATCCTCCTGATGTTCTATATGACCAATGTGCTAGGCATCCCTGTTGCCATTGCCACGGTCGCAGCCTCACTCCCAAAATTCCTGGATCTTATATTCAGCCCGTTCATCGGTAGCTGGTCCGACAGAACCTCCACCCGCATGGGTCGGCGCAGACCTTATCTGCTTGCTTCCGCTATCCTCATATTCCCCTTGTTCCTCGGCATATGGGCGGCTCCCTTCAAAGACCCTCTCCTGTCGGCCTGCTTCATCGCCGTGACCTATACTGCCTGCTCATTCTGCTATGCCGCGTTCCTGGTTCCCTACTGCGCACTCAATAGCGAAATCACCACCACCTACAACGACAACTCCGTACTCAACTCATATCGCGCGTCCTACTCCATGATGGGCTGCCTATTAGCCGGTGCTGGCGCCCCCATGATCGTGGAACATTTCGGAGGCTCTCGCACCGGTTACGCGGCCATGGGGATCAGCCTGGCCGGGATCATGTGCGTCAGCATGCTGATCACCTTCTTCGCATCCAAAGAGCCAATAAGAACCACTATCACTGAAAAGATCCCACTCAGGGATACACTGCGCGCAATCGTAGGAAACAGGCCTTTTTCCTACCTGACGTCCACATATATTCTTCACATGATTGCAGGCGGCATTGTCAGTGCATCCCTTGCATACTTCGTAACCTATGTGCTCGGCAAAGATGTTTCTACGGTTGCGTCCATCTTCTTCTTGTCCTTTGCCGTTTCCATTGCCACCATCCCGATCTTTCTGGCCGTTGGCAAGAAAGCAGGAAAACATGCCACATTCACCAGTGCATATGTGATAGCTGTATTCGCAAGTCTCGGCTTTGCCTCTTTGGATCACCAGTCAAGCATGCTGCATATTTATGCGGTAGGTGCATTCGCGGGGTTGGCTGAGGGGGCTATTCAGGCCTTCGGCTATGCCATGCTATCGGACTGCATCCGACACGGGGATTCCCGCCAGGGCGCCCTGCTCAGTGGCGTCTTCATTGCCGGTGAGAAGACCGCACTTGCAATAGGCGCAGTCGTGGCAGGGAGCGTATTGAGCATTTCCGGTTTGATCGAAACCGAAGATGGCTCTATCGCGCAACCCGACTCCGCGATCAGCGGCATTCGCATGGCGGTCGTCATGCTTCCGATCGTCTTGAACATTCTCGGCGCCCTGCTCTTCATCAAATACAGAACGTTCGATACGAGAATCGCCCAGCAAGACGCAGAAAACCAATTGAAAGAAGCCGCGCTTACAGCCATCACAAGCGAACCGGCACTCGCCAACTCCAAGCTGTAAAACACCCGCTTTTCTCATAAAGGCTCGCCAGCCGGCGAGCCTGATGAATTACCCAGCATAAAAACCCTTGTTCAAAGGGAGGGCCAACTCATACCTGAAATCCGAAAATAACAAACCGCACAACGATATAAAACTGCAAAAAAGCCTCTTAGAACTGCCCTTACTAATACAAAACCAATGGGACTCGAAAATGCTCAAGAATTTTTCTGGTTTTAGTGTCGGACTCATCACCCTTGCAGCGCTGCCAGCGCACGCAATCGAAATCAATGACAGCACCAATGCCTATCTGACGATCAACCTGCTTTCGGACTACCGCAGCAACGGCATGTCTCAGACCCAAGGCGACCCAGCCGTTCAGAGTGAACTGAGCATCCTGCACGACAGCGGTGCACTCCTTGGCTTCTGGGCATCCAGCGTCGATTTCGGTACCAAGACCCGGCTGGAGACAGGGGGCTACCTCGGTATATTCAAGCAGTTGAACGATGACATCAGCGTCACTACAACCATGGGCAGGTATATTTACCCCAAGAACTCGTCGTATTCATTGAATGAGTTCTACGGCGCCCTGACCTACAAGAATCTTAAATATACTTTCATTTACGATTTCGCCATGGAAGACGCACCGAACGCCAAATACCAATATCTTGGCTATACCTTCTCGACCCCCTACGACACTTCTCTTCTGCTTGAGGTCGGCTACCACGACGTTGGTGAGATCCTGTATAGCTCCGATGGCGACACGCGCAACAACTATACGACCAGAAAGGTATCGCTAAAGAAGAACGTCGTGGGTATCGACTGGTCCGTCAGCTATATCGACACCGACCTGTCGAAGACCGAATGTCTGTATACGGTAGGCACGGCGGAATCCTGCAGCGCCGGCCTGGTCTTTGGCGCGAGCAAGACCTTCTAACCTGCTGCATTCAAGTGCGCCCACGGCGCACTTTCCAGCACAGTCAACACATGTTCAGTAATCCGGCTTAACGCGGGAAATCCCACCACCTGTCCATTGCCACTCAGGGCACCAGCAGCCTGAGCGTGCTGGCACCCGAGCCCTCATCAGGCTACGCCAAGAACATCGACTTGGTTTCCAGGAACTCCTCGATCCCAGCAGCCCCCCATTCGCGCCCATTTCCGGATTGCTTGTAACCGCCAAAGGGCGCCGCAGGGTCGACGTTCGCGCCATTCAGATGAACCATCCCCGTGCGCAACCGTCGAGCGACACGCTCGGCATCGGCTGTATCAGCACCGAAAACGTAGCCTGACAAACCGTAGATCGAGTCATTGGCCATTTCGATGGCATGCCGTTCATCATCGTAGGGAATGATCACCAGTACCGGCCCGAAGATTTCCTCTTGAGCGATGATGCTTTTCCCATCAGGACAAACGAATACCGTCGGCGCAATGTAAAAGCCATTGGGCGGCGTATCCGGCATGGCCACACCACCGGTAACCAGCCGCCCGCCCTCCTTGAGGCCTGTATCGATGAGCTCAAGGACTTTCAGATACTGCCTGCGGTTAGCGATCGGGCCCATCTGGGTGTCAGGCGCCAGGGGGTCGCCAACCTTTATACCCGCGCATACGGCCTTGGCTATTGTCTCTACAGCGGCCAATTTGTTGCGAGGCACCAGCATTCGGGACGGCGCCGTGCAGCTCTGCCCCGAGTTGGCCATCATCAACAGAACGCCGTGCGTCACTGCAGCCGTCAGGTCTGCGCTATCGAGAATGATGTTCGCAGACTTGCCACCCAACTCCAGGCTGACTCGCTTTATGGTATCCGCTGCGGCCTTGGAGACCTGGGTACCCGCCCCCGTGGAACCGGTGAGCGAGATCATGTCGATCAATGGGTGGGAGGCCAGTATCTGGCCAAGCCGGCTGCCCTCCCCATGGATCATGTTGAACACCCCGGCGGGTACGCCGGCTTCGGCCAGGATTTCAGCGAGTAGCTGCGATGAGTAGGGGGCGTTCTGGCTTGGCTTCAGTACAACGGTGCATCCCGTTACCAGGGCCGGTGCAAGTTTGCATGCCACCTGATTCATAGGCCAGTTCCAGGGCGCAATCAGCGCGCACACGCCGACCGGCTCCTTGATCACCCGCGCTGCGCCAGCGCTTGTCTCGAAGGGATACTCACGGGCAATGGCAGCCGCCACCCTGAAGTGCATCAGCCCCGCCGCTGCCTGAGCAGGAATCGACAGACTGTGCAGGGGAGCGCCCATTTCCAGGGTGATCGCTCGAGCCATCTCCTCCAGTCGGCGCTCATAAATGTCGCCAATGCGATCAAGCAGCTCAATTCGTTTGCTCAAGCTCGCCTGCGAGTAACTGGGGAATGCCGCATGAGCAGCCTGTATGGCCTGCACGGCATCGCGCTCGTCACCGAACAGGAGAACACCGGATTTCTCTCCGGTCGCAGGGTTGGTGATGTCATGGGGCCTACCGCCGTCGACCGGGTCGACCCATTGCCCATCGATGAAGAATTTATTCAGCTGTTTGAAGGTTTCGTTAACCATTGTGTCCTCGATAAAAGTCATGACCGCTCGTGGTGGTAAAAGGAGGTCGTCGCGCCTCGTCAGACGGCACGCATGGCCTCGTACAGTGATTTCAGATCAACGCTTCAATCAGGCGCGGCCCACGAGCGTTCATCGCGGACTGGTACTGCTGGTTGAACTCTTCGGCGGTGGTAGCACGGCTCGCTTCCACACCCATGCCTTCGGCAAGCTTCACCCAGTTCATTTCCGGGTTGTGCAGGTCGAGCATCGACAGCGCCTTGCTGCCTGCGGCCTCAGCGCCAACACGTTGCAGTTCGATATTCAGAATGCTGTAGGAACGATTGGCGTAAATGACCACCGTGACATCCAGGTTCTCCCGCGCCATCGTCCACAACGCCTGCATGGAAAACGCTGCGCCACCATCGCCATGGGGGCATATGACCTTGCGATCCGGCGCGGCAACCGCCGCACCTATGGCGAGAGTGATACCCGAGCCGATCGCGCCACCGGTCAGGGGCAGATGAGTGAAGGGACGAGCCGCGGCCATGGCTGTATGCAGCGCCACCCCAGCCGTTGTGGACTCATCCGCGAATATCGCATTTTCAGGGGTGAATTCGGCTATCGCCTGAGCGACTGCCTGTGCAGTCAGTTGCCCGCTGGCAAGGCCTGGAAGATGGAAAGGGGTACGGCGAACGTCCTGTCTGGATGCGTTCAAGGCTTCTGAAAGACCCTCGAGTGCGCCAACACTGTCCTCGTGAGGGAGCGTCAGATAGCTGATGGAACACTGGTCGGGGGTGCACCAGCTCGACTTTCCTGGATAGGCAAAGAATGAAACCGGCGGCTTGGTTCCTACCAGGATGAGTTGCTCGACATCGGCCAGCGACTCGACGATTTTTTCCGCCAGATACGGAACACGTTCCACCGTGACCCGACCCGCACCGAGCTCCATATGAGGAGAGAAGGTATCGCACAACAGCCGTGCGCCCGTTGCCGCCTGGATCCGCCCGGCTGCCTCCAGGCCGTCACCATGGAGAGCAGCTCCGCGCATGAGAAGTGCAGTCTTCTTGCCGTTACGTAGCAGCGCAGCCACGTGCTCGACAACAGAAGAGGAAACCGCTGCAGGGCTGATGTCCGGCAACAAGCCTGCCGCGTGGTCGGCTTCATTCCAGGCCGTGTCGGCCGGAAGGATCAAGGTTGCCACACCACCTGGCGCGGAGCGTGCTGCCTGCACGGCTCGCGCGGTATCACCCGCTACTGTTTTCGCGCTACGAGACTCATGAATCCAGGCGGATACCGGCCGGGCAAACCCCACGATATCGGATGTGAGCAGTGCATCGTACTGCAGATGGTAGGTGGCATGATCACCCACGATGTTCACGATAGGTGTATTGGCACGCCGGGCGTTGTGCAGATTGGCCAGGCCGTTGGCAAGGCCGGGCCCCAGGTGAAGCAACGTTGCGGCCGGCTTCCCGGCAATGCGCCCGTACCCATCCGCAGCCCCCGTAACGATCCCCTCGAAGAGACATAGAATGCTGCGCATCTCTGGCACGGAATCCAGAGCCGCGACGAAATGCATTTCTGAAGTTCCTGGGTTTCCAAAACAAACATCGACATCGCAATTGACTAACGTCTGTAAAAGGG
The genomic region above belongs to Pseudomonas sp. GOM7 and contains:
- a CDS encoding MFS transporter — translated: MTSKNRLVNFPLYTIGDLSSGIYGIGPAILLMFYMTNVLGIPVAIATVAASLPKFLDLIFSPFIGSWSDRTSTRMGRRRPYLLASAILIFPLFLGIWAAPFKDPLLSACFIAVTYTACSFCYAAFLVPYCALNSEITTTYNDNSVLNSYRASYSMMGCLLAGAGAPMIVEHFGGSRTGYAAMGISLAGIMCVSMLITFFASKEPIRTTITEKIPLRDTLRAIVGNRPFSYLTSTYILHMIAGGIVSASLAYFVTYVLGKDVSTVASIFFLSFAVSIATIPIFLAVGKKAGKHATFTSAYVIAVFASLGFASLDHQSSMLHIYAVGAFAGLAEGAIQAFGYAMLSDCIRHGDSRQGALLSGVFIAGEKTALAIGAVVAGSVLSISGLIETEDGSIAQPDSAISGIRMAVVMLPIVLNILGALLFIKYRTFDTRIAQQDAENQLKEAALTAITSEPALANSKL
- a CDS encoding TorF family putative porin; translation: MLKNFSGFSVGLITLAALPAHAIEINDSTNAYLTINLLSDYRSNGMSQTQGDPAVQSELSILHDSGALLGFWASSVDFGTKTRLETGGYLGIFKQLNDDISVTTTMGRYIYPKNSSYSLNEFYGALTYKNLKYTFIYDFAMEDAPNAKYQYLGYTFSTPYDTSLLLEVGYHDVGEILYSSDGDTRNNYTTRKVSLKKNVVGIDWSVSYIDTDLSKTECLYTVGTAESCSAGLVFGASKTF
- a CDS encoding aldehyde dehydrogenase family protein, with protein sequence MTFIEDTMVNETFKQLNKFFIDGQWVDPVDGGRPHDITNPATGEKSGVLLFGDERDAVQAIQAAHAAFPSYSQASLSKRIELLDRIGDIYERRLEEMARAITLEMGAPLHSLSIPAQAAAGLMHFRVAAAIAREYPFETSAGAARVIKEPVGVCALIAPWNWPMNQVACKLAPALVTGCTVVLKPSQNAPYSSQLLAEILAEAGVPAGVFNMIHGEGSRLGQILASHPLIDMISLTGSTGAGTQVSKAAADTIKRVSLELGGKSANIILDSADLTAAVTHGVLLMMANSGQSCTAPSRMLVPRNKLAAVETIAKAVCAGIKVGDPLAPDTQMGPIANRRQYLKVLELIDTGLKEGGRLVTGGVAMPDTPPNGFYIAPTVFVCPDGKSIIAQEEIFGPVLVIIPYDDERHAIEMANDSIYGLSGYVFGADTADAERVARRLRTGMVHLNGANVDPAAPFGGYKQSGNGREWGAAGIEEFLETKSMFLA
- a CDS encoding acetolactate synthase large subunit encodes the protein MKTKMNGARSLLQTLVNCDVDVCFGNPGTSEMHFVAALDSVPEMRSILCLFEGIVTGAADGYGRIAGKPAATLLHLGPGLANGLANLHNARRANTPIVNIVGDHATYHLQYDALLTSDIVGFARPVSAWIHESRSAKTVAGDTARAVQAARSAPGGVATLILPADTAWNEADHAAGLLPDISPAAVSSSVVEHVAALLRNGKKTALLMRGAALHGDGLEAAGRIQAATGARLLCDTFSPHMELGAGRVTVERVPYLAEKIVESLADVEQLILVGTKPPVSFFAYPGKSSWCTPDQCSISYLTLPHEDSVGALEGLSEALNASRQDVRRTPFHLPGLASGQLTAQAVAQAIAEFTPENAIFADESTTAGVALHTAMAAARPFTHLPLTGGAIGSGITLAIGAAVAAPDRKVICPHGDGGAAFSMQALWTMARENLDVTVVIYANRSYSILNIELQRVGAEAAGSKALSMLDLHNPEMNWVKLAEGMGVEASRATTAEEFNQQYQSAMNARGPRLIEALI